The genomic region tgggattaatgtaggattagtatcaatgggtggttgatggtcagcacagactcggtgagccaaaaggcctgtttcagtgctgcatctctaaataaaattaatctaatatggaattcaggagaatcttGTTTATCCAAAGAGTTtaaagaatgtggaactcattaccataaggagtagttgaggcaaatagtgtagatacatttacagggaagctagataagtcatcttcatcttcttctttggcctccttgtctcgggagacaatgggtaagcgcctggaggtggtcagtggtttgtgcagcagtgcctggagtggctataaagaccaattctagagtgacagactcttccacaggtgctgcagataaaattggttgttggggctgttccacagttggctctccccttgagcttctgtcttttttcctgccaactgctaagtctcttcgactcgccatgctttagccccacctttatggttgcccgccagctctgatgatcactggcaactgactcccacgacttgtgatcaatgtcacaggacttcatgtcgcgtttgcagacgtctttaaagcggagatatggacagccggtgggtctggtaccagtgacgagctcgctgtacaatgtgtccttggggattctgccatcttccatgcggctcacatggccaagccatctcaggcgccgctggcatagtaaggtgtatatgctgggtatgttggccgcctcgaggacttctgtgttggagatacggtcctgccacctgatgccaaggattctccggaggcagcgaagatggaatgaattgagacgtcgctcttggctgacatacgttgtccatgcctcgctgccgtagagcaaggtactgaggacacatgcttgatacacttggacttttgtgttctgtgtcagtgcgccattttcccacactctcttggccagtctggacatagcagaggaagcctttcccatggaagctagataagtaaacaagggagaaaggagtagaaggatatgctgatagggtaagatgaagagAGTTGGGAGGAGGTTCCTGTGGAGCATAAATGTCAACATAGACCAGTGGACTAAGTGTCCTATTTCTATGCTGCAAATTCTATTTGCAACTTATTGAAATGCTCCATCTGGCTGTAAATAATGGGCTGTCTATCTACAACATGAGACAAAGTAGGCCAGACATCCAGCTTCTGTGCAACTAACTAGTAAATGCAACAGTGATTTGTTAATGTATTGACATATTATGTTGAAAAGATAAAGAAAACTTTGCAAGAAATAAGTAAATTATTTCCCTTCTTTTTCTTTTACATGAAGGGATATGAGGCAGCTTGCTTACAGAACACTTTTGGCAGTAATAAGGAAGGTAAAAGTACATGTATCACAGCATTGCTTATGTCGTCTTTGTCTCTGGAAATTTAAACATGCTTTGAGTTTAATTTTATTTGGATATTCCTTTGTCAGTGTGATACATTATAGGTGGCTGCATTTATGTGGAAATTTGAAGGGCTGTGCCAAATATTATGGGACCTGAATGTCGGTTTATGGAGTCCATAAATGTACAGCCCAGTATCTGTAAAATACTGATATGTGGCATATCTACAAATAGCTGTATGAAGTAATATGTCATAGGTTTGCCCAGCTGTCTGGTTACAACAGTCTCTAAAAACTGATCATTAAAGTGTTTGTTTGCCAGTTCAATGCATTTTAGAAAGGTATGTCAATATTTGGTAAAGTCACCTTTCAATGAAATAACCTTTGATTATCAGCGTCATTTCCCCTGAATGCACAAGATATCTAGCAAAACATTCCAGGAGAATAATTACAGGCTAAAGTAAATGTACACAAATGGTGTTCTACATAGGATATAACCAGGCCAAAGTAAGATTTTGAATTTAAAAGTTAGAACTGGAAGGAATTAACAAACAGAACAGATACTTCAGAAAAACAACAGTGACCTCGAAGGGCAATTCAAGGACATATTTGGCTCTTATTACTTCAGTTTGTAGAGATAAGTGTCCCTTGTACTATCTAAGAGCATTCATTACATGATAGTTGGAGATGGTTTTAAAGCAGCACAGTTTGGAAAGGACATTTTATAAGCTCTGGCACAGAGAATGCAACCGCTTAAAACAAAATTGATCACATTAAAGAATCCCATGTATTAGAAAAATAATGTAGTAACTAGATCAGACTGCACCTGTCTAATGGCAATTTTAATCCAAAGAAGAACACATAACTCCAAAGGTGCTTAACCTTGTCATTATACAGCACTTTGGACATCAATCCCATGCTTAGATTTTTAATCATGTGAGCATCAATGGTGCAGTAAGTCATGGTGCTGGCCTGATCTTGAAATTAATAAGGTTACATTCAAGACAGTAATTCAGTTGATTTTCTTGCTGGGTTTAGTTACAAAGCCTGAATTTCTTTATTATTCAGGTTAGTAAGCTCTCCCAAAAGCTGAGGTGATAAATGGAGTGCCTAATTCAATACTGAATTGCAACAAACAGCATTTTCCTCCTTTTCTGACAAATTTATCTCTTTTCCATTTTTCTTTATCTAAAGGCATTGATCCCTTGTTGGTTTGATCCCTGGTCCATGGTGAGTTAGCTGAGGTAATGGCATCAAACACCCTCTGGTACATGACTCCAGTGGTTATTGTTCATGTGTGAACCCCCATGGTGAGTTTTGGAAGGTTATTCAACTACAGGGTCACCAATGTTCTCACCTGAAAGTAAATTTTCCAGGTCCTTGGCTGGAGCCAGGTACTTGGTCCAGACTCAATAATTGTGACCATGCTGGCCAGAATTTTATTCTGCTGAATTCAACGGATGGAAAATTGTTGCCAGCACGTCTACGGACTAGTTATCTCACCCAGGCAAAGACTTAGAAAATCTACCCTTTGATGTCTACAGACACTCACATCCAACAAGGATGACTTGACAGTGATCAGAAGTAGGAACTCTGATTGATATTTCCCTTTTTACCTAGGTAATTGTAGCATGCATCCACACTGGCTGATATTTGCTAAATCAGCACAAGCCGGTGATTGAAGCTGGAACCTTCCTGATCTGTCTAATGTAGATGCTCAACCTTAGCTTCATCTGAGCCATTAGGAGAGCAGAGCCCAGGTTTGATCTCtggtctgtgttgagttaactgggcCAGTGGTAGGAGCACTACAGTTCACCTGAGCTAGTGAGTGATAACATCAGCCAGCGTCCTTGAACATAATACAGTTACCCCTGCTGGAAAGGGACCATGTGCAGATGCTAGATACAGGCAGCATTGGGAATGGTCGTGTTCCTACATGAGCCATACTGTTTGAAAGCATCCCATTCTTTTAAAATACAAATCTTCAGACCTCTGCTTCATTCATGACACTTTGTAGTCTTTGAGCCACAATATTGATAGCCTGTTTCTGCGGAAACCCAAAGGCTGATTTTTTTGAATGCGAACTGCCAGTGTGGAACCTGGTTCCGATTGTCATCTGGTGAATTACACAGTGTAAGTGAAGGCATTGGTTGTTGGGTAAGGAATGCGTTTGGCTCAATTGTGATGCCTACGTGGTCTGACGATACTCAGAACTGGGTTTTCCCTACGGGGGCAGGAAACAGAAGTCGGGACTGGTTCCAGGTCCTGAACCTGCCCCAgggaaaacagtcactcattgggattttcacagaggcgcccccttaattgaatgggacaggttccctgtccaattaagggtggtgggcaggatttcgaagctggaggaccaatgataggccttccagcttcagaggagcagcaggctgtgatagcaggtaagtaacagagaaggtacttcaaaatggaggcaccctctgaacaATTTTTTGGATATTTCAATTAAAATTGGTTtaggcagccaggccaccactgttttttttttggtggggtggggggggggggaggtggaatccCTCTACAGGGCTGCATGTGGCTGTTctcacacccaggcaggcagggaggacctctaggcctgcctggagcgctggcctGCCAGCCTGCCAttgggtgcccacctccaggcagttaaactgcccccaCAGTttgggaaaattccagtcagccttctttaattgctgttaacaaggctcttaatgcgtCTAATCGGATACTTGCCTCATgggggtgggtagccctgctggcCCCGAACCCGCCTCTGCAAAAATGACAGGGTTGGGAAACAGGCACACCAGCCAGTACCGGTATTTTCGGACCCCATTCACCTCCGTTCTGAAAATCCTGCTCCCTGGAACTGTACCCTGGCAGCGAGAAGGCACCTTGTCAGCACAGCACCGAGAATCATTGATTGGAGTCTGCAGAGGAACTCAGCAGGATTATTGGAGCTATTGAACTTCAGAACTGCAGGAAGAGGGCAGTAGAACATTATTTTGTAATAATTTTtttctttgttcatgggatatgagcaaggcctgcatttgttgcccatccctaattgccattgagaaatgAAATACATGAAGCAGCACTGCTAGACAGTGTAGGTGTTCAGGCTAGATGGAGCCATAGAACAGGACTGGGGTGCAATAAAATGTTGGAGTGGGGATAGAGGTGAGGCTGAGATGCAAGACCAAAAGAGAGCAGCAAAATATGAGATTGGGCCCACAGCACAAGGCCTGAAGGAACAATAAGAGATTAGAGCAAGACCGAAAAGTAAAATTCCAGGGGTGGCCTGGATCAAAGATCTATAGGAAACATAAAAATTAGGGCAGGCCACAAACTGGCAGGAACTTTAAGCAGAACTTTAAGCAAACTTGAATtgaaaaaaattctaataaatgccaacattttaTAGTAAATGTTTAGGTTTACAGCAAACTTCTAAAGCAGATAGGCAGAATCTGAAGCAGGACGGAGGAGATTCAGAGGTGTGGCCAGTAAAGGGTAAGCAGTTGAGAAACGGAAACAGGAAGTGCAAGGGTGTCATCAACTGGACGGAGGCCTGGCACCAACTTGTGACACACCATTGCTAATACAGCAAAAAATGCCCTTATAAATGTTATATGCACCATTTAACATTGTAAATGTTGATCTAAAAATATTGCTCAAAAATCAGGGCAAGGTTTCTTGATAGGAAGTGTGCGCCATATATCTGATTTATAATAAAGAACTAGTCAATCTCCTGTGACATTGCAAGCGGGGATTAAGACCAGGTGTAATATTCATGTTAAGTGACATTGGCTGGCAGAGAATAATTGGACCAGGTTACAAAGATGTAAGGAAAGAAGAAAaaatatcttgcatttatataacacctttcatggtcataggatgtcccaaagtgctttacagccaatgaagtacttttgaagtgtagtcactagtgAACTaccggaaatgcagcagccaatttgcacacagcaaggtcccacaaactgcaagtaataatgaccggataatctgttaagtgatgtttgttgaggaataaatattgaccaagacgctggggagaactcctctgctcttcatcaaaatagtgtcatggtatcttttatgtccatctaagAGGGCAGACTGAGCTtcagattaacatctcatctgaaagacgatacgtctgacagtgcaggactccctctgtACTACACTGGAGGGTCAGCCGAGATTTTAAGCTTAAGTCTCTGGCATGGGACTTGAAGCAACAAccatctaactcagaggcaagagggctGCGACTGAGCAGCACCTGACACCACGATGTAATTTAGTCCCCATTTTAAAGATATACAGTCTATCCTTTTTGTTACATAATATtttattgtacattattatttataGTTAAATAGCAACATTTACAACAATTAGAGAAGTGGAGAAGTCgggtgctaaattggatagcccctgaaatcAGGCGCAGGATTGAGATGCATGATTAACCCATGCCATTCTAAGTGATACAGGCAGCAAGCAAACTTTGTGCTGCAGCCCAGTGCTGAACAGCTGCTGAGTGAGCCTTAGCAATGGGGCCAATTTTGTGTGAGGCTAGCAACACGTAAAGCTAGGCTGCACTAAAGTCAGACTGGTCATGTTTTATTAATTGGAGAATTTAAAGACCTGGAGGAAGGAACAGAAATGACGCAACAGGCCAGAAAGCATACCCTGGACCCCACCCTGGAGTCACTGGTACTCTAGCTGGACCAGAGGAGAGAGATTCTCTTCTCTCAAGGGACCGGAAGGCCCTTCAGCCAAGTGCTCAGGAGGCAGTGGGAGCAATCAATGCCACCAGTCTAGACCCGAGAACCTGGTTACAGTGCTGCAAGACTAACTTGAATGGTCAAAATCAGTGAATGCATCCTtacatgccatatcctaccaactgcatcaataacctctcacactgctccattcaccactcCCCCTTCATTCATCTACCAACAATTTATATCAACCACAACTCCAACTTCGTATTCATATGCTTCATCTCAccatcacacacttagcactgctggaaGCCATGCACACAcgtctcacagcttgcacatactgccagttattcaactgtggtaggcacatcacccaaacacattgcaccatatgcactaacacacttccctctcttttgcgGGGAAAGGTGGCCAAGAATAGACAGCAGctgtaactaactggaggagacagGCACGGCTGCATGTGCTGACCCTATGGAGGAGACAGTGCCAGGAATACTTGGACTGGCTGTCACTGAGGCCATGGCTGAAATCACTGAATATGATGGTATATTCCTGCctaatgcaccttctcaaatcccatttcACCCCATGTCGCAGTCTGCTGtggtgtacaagctgcagatggtataaacCGCGCACgtctcactccccgcccccacaatcCCCTTCCTTTACCCCAACCCTACCattgtgcatttatgctttcagatacgcaAGAACTACTATCTGGCCAGCCAGTGGTACTTGAGATTGAAGGCCTCAAGGGAGAGCAGATTGAGgaggaagaaacaccatcacttgatctgacactcacagccacaagctcagatactggcactgcatgcacTTTAGAGTGTAGTATAGAGGCAAGATCTGCACAtgatgagtcaccaggcatgagtgggatGCAGCCAAGCCAGGGGGAAAGGATCACACAAGTGCCAACTCCCCAGAGGGCGAGGCCACACACAGGTTCAGTTGAAGAAGATTAAAACGAGGACTTCGATAGGGCGGAGTAAAGAAAATTGctaatgggcatgcacacagagaaGCTTGGTGCTTTGGCAGGCCTGTCATGTCACAGAGCCTGTTATTACTGTCAAGCAGCATGGCTCCAACTTAGTacagggcattgtgcagagcttggagaccatccttttcaccatggaagtggtggccGACTCCATAAGAGCACTTGCAGACCCAGCCGTGATGCAGCATCTTATGacggatgtctcagcttccattgtagcacaagtAAAAgctacccaacatctgagtgctgcagtggaaggtcaGAATGAGGTCATGAAATCTATGCTTGTTGCcacgcaagctcagactgctgccatcatggctataGATACCAttgctcaaaggggtttgcaggctctcacagcattccagcaatctgTCATCCAGCAGATTATTAGGGTAGCTGAGGTGCTGCCTCGGGGGACTGGCACTGACTCTGTGGAGTGCgagcctgctgttctctctcaggatgacaggatTTGTGCCCCCACCACTGCCGCACAACCAGTGCCCTCACTGATGCCTttcagccaaccagcccagactgctgccacccatgccgaggaGGTGCAGTCCGAAGTCAGGCCCTCAACGCCCAGAGCTGTTCAAGGGCATCAGGCAAAGCCAGTCTCGCccagtgaatgtcagcagccttccatcaaccatgctgcagccactggggtagcactgcgtaggagcatcAGGACAGGGAAAGGCAGCCgcaggacaggcactaagggaatgtacgtGTGGTGGGGTTGCAGAGGGCAATAATCAGCCAGGTTTAGAGTGGTTAGCCCTTGTCACCAAGCAACACCCTCTAGTTTGCTGTGATGACTGGAAGATTGCAGGCACAGTGGATTGGCACAAGTTGAATGaatcataactgctgccaggatagaggataTTCACCAGCATGATTGGGCGTGGTTGTAAATCAACTGCACAGAGGGCTGCCATTGTTTTTGCCCATTGCTGATTTCAGCAGCAAGAGTAAAATTTCAGCCCAGTGTTTCCACAAACTCAGCAGGAGCCAGTAGATAGTAATAAGCAAATAACCTGCAAGTAGGATggatgcctttaaatagcactggtgggtggtggggggaccttaagcctctgaacgcatgttcagctttgtgtatttcagagatgatgctaaaagaagtggcgagttccAAAATGGCAGGTTGGGAAGCAAATCAGCGCTTAACACTGACTGACGTCACAATCAGCCTACTCTGCATGCTTCCAGCACACGCACGTAACACTTATCACATATTGCCCTCAACAACATGGTGTTCGGCACATTCAGCACTGGAACTGACGCCACTTTTCATCTAAACTAGCACCCATAGCACCGAAATTACTGGCGCTACAATGCCAAATTTTGCAGCCGTAGTGTTTGGTTGGCGTAAAGAGGTTTTGCTGCAGTGTCATCTGAGGAGCTGGTGGGAGGGTGTAATTGCAGCATTTCAACTTAAAACAGGTAGATTCCATAAATATCGACACAGTGAATTATAATGGGGAAAAACTGCCAAGCGTGACAAAAGGTGTTAACAGGAGGCAAAGAATAACAAACAAAAAGTTTCATTTTTTTGTCAATTTTTGTGCAAGGTTTGTTCCCTCCTCTCCTATAAGAGTTAACTACTTGCTGGAGTAAGGTTACAGACATGCCCTCTGGTATCTTGTCATGTGGCTATTCATCAAGTGTGAGCCAACAATAGGCACATGTAAAGGACAGGCAAGGTAATGAAGCTGGAGGCTATTGCCCACTCTCCCACTTCAGTTTTCTTGAGGATTACTTGAAGGTTACAAATTTTGAGGGACACCAGGGGAGCTTGTTGGTGCACCTTGTACATGGTCTCCCTCGGATGGAATCAGGCAGCGAGGCAAGGGAGGTCATAAAAAAGTAAGCAAGACCTTTCTTTTACTTCCCCAATAATCTTCAGACCTGTTTTTTGACAGCAGCCAGAAGGTCCATAAGGCAACAACTATttataggaaaaggaggaggccattcaacccatttatTAGATCATGATTGATCCACACCTCAAATCCAGTTACCCACCTTTGCTCTTTTTCCCTCAGTACCCTTACCTAGCAAAATTCTATCTATCTCATCTTTGAAAGCTCCAATTTCCAAGCATCCTTAGCCTTTTGGGTGAGAGAATTCCagacttccactaccctttgtgtgaaaaaacgcTTCTTCAGTTCACTTCTGAATGGGCTAGCTCTAATTTTATGTTCCCCTGTTCTTGATTCCCATGCCAGTGGAAATTGTTTCGctgtatctatcctatcaaatccttttcacattttaaacaactcTATTAGATCACCTtctatatcagggttgtccaaccttgtcGCGTGGAAGGAcaaattacaatttttgtcttacatagaagcaggtgagacaatttcggaaagataaaggcattaacatTTTATCTTGCTATTTATCAAAACAataataaatgtgcatttttgtgaagaagctttaaatgagaagattaatttattgaattactttctcatcactatgttggacactgatctagtgagatacctagcatttatttgcttgtacaagtagtcaatgtttgcccgcacacttgctgtagtgatgcggagtattccagatagatgtccatctgtcaggagtgatcttgatcactctctctccctctctctctctctgtatctctctctgtctgtccccctgtctctctgttcccccctctctctctctttctgtcgccctctctttctgtcccgctttctctctgttcccctcccattctctattcccctctctccctctgtctgtcccccctctctctctgttcccccctctctctgtctagttgttccccccctctctctgcctctctctctgttcccactctctctctgtctctctgttccccctgtatctctctctctgttcccccctctctatctgttccccctctctctctctctgcctctctctctctgttccccctctctctctctgttccccctctcttctgcctctctctctctgtttccccccaccCTCTGTCTGatagttgcagggagcaggagcgcTCAGCAAAGCAACTTAAGAGTACAACTGGAAACACCATCTGGGTTTgtgattgatgagttatttttttgTTAAATCAcaattcagtttcacagctgacaggtgctggaaaTGCGAACAGCAGTTTCCCATCTTCAGATAAAGTCAGGGTTTtccggcagccttttaaaaaaagtcggaactcgccggaaaaccctgaatctgtccgaagttggtaaACCGCTGTTCCCAGCACCTGTTGGCTGTGAAACtaacttgtgattttttttttcaaaaactgtctggaagaagaagacaatggaaaatttctcatctctgaaatatatccgtaagccagatggaaaccttaggtgggccagatcctggcccgtgaGCCATATGTTAGACAACCCTGTTCTATACTCAAAGGAGTATAAGACAAGTTTAAGCAACCTGACTTCATAATATAACCCCCAAGCCCCAATATCATTCTGGAAAATCTGTGCTGGATGTTCTTCCAAGGCCAGTATCTCCTTCCTGAGGTCTAGTCCTTAAATCTGAATGCAGTACATCAGATGGAATCTGACCAAGGCtcttacaactgaagcataacttcctaccctttgtattccagtccccttgagataaaggccaatatcTCATTAGCCTTTATGATTGCTTATATGCCCCCTTCCCTGGGTGCAAGGCTCTACCAGAGGGTGAGCCTGAACCTGAGGTATATCCTAGCCCTGACAATGAGCTGTACTCAAAATGGAGGCAGTGTTGGTCATTCCAAGCGGAGTACATTCTGCTGGCCTGTCACCTGACAAAGGGGGAACAGGAAAATCAGCCCTAAATGTTGCCAGGCTATTCAACAACTAGGGACGACATCTGAGCCCAAACTTGTCCTAGTCTTTGGCACACACCCATACATTTCCAGTAGGGCTCATCAGATAGCAATCAGGAACagaaaccctgggctggattttgtgtggcctcCTGAGGTGAGGTCAGAGGCAGGGGGGGTGGGCATGGAGTATCGTGATGGGTGGCAGTGGAGGCAAGGGCATAGGGGCTGTCACCGCCCCATTGCCAAGCGATCTTTTCAGGGCGGAATAGGCCGAcgttggccttcctgcccagaggccatttgaggcccttaagtggcctattaatgcccaattaagggccccttcctgttgccgttgggatcttaccagcagcagaggCTGCCTCTGCCATGCAACATGAGGCGCTCTTCCTGCAGGCTTGAGGTGGGggatccctccttcgtgggcaatctgtggcccacagaggacccccaccgggaacaactttaccccctggcATACCCTTctccctggactgcacgaccaccccccccccccatctccccctcaccAGGGCTTTCCAGTTGGGCCCCAATTACCCTGCCTCGCTCACCTTgggtccagggttccagtgctgggcctgagactgaggcctctgcagtaccagcagtggccaccgctcccggtggcgctgctgatactgctgaactgccagccctctgattggccaacagctcttggatgTGGGATCCTGTCTTTCAAGGGATGGAGATCCtgtctcctgaaactttgatttaaaaacacAAGAGGATCATTCTGGGGGCAGtggcgggaggggggtgggggcagtggttGCAAGGGgtatgaaaaggcagaggcagggatcCCCCACCTTTTCAGCTTGGCACCAGaagcccacctccagcacaaaatccagctcctTGAATGATTTTCCCCACTCTTAGCTAGGAGGGCCAATTGTAGTACTATATTACAACTCCTTCCAGGATCAGCTAATGAGGGAGATATCTGGGGATTTCCTGTTCCATGTAAGCACATTAAATCACTAGAGGAACTGTACACCATTTTTAAACAAGATCACCTGAATGTTTCTTCAGTTTTTACATTGTAAGGACCTGGCTCATCCTGGAAATGGTCTCTCATTAGTGAGCAACTAACACAAACGTTCAGGTTCCAAAGTATTTACTTCCAAAATATTACCATACTACTGCTCGTGAAATATCTAAACAGACGTACCTGTAGTTTCCAACTCTGGGCTACTGTAGATTGACatcaaagtaaacagagagaaaatcACAAAAGCCAGCAGGATGAAAGCCACTTCGAGGTTTGTGAAAGGCAGCTCCATGTATTAATTGTTCCCAAGAGTCTAGAAGGAATTTTTTTAAAATGCATGGTATTAGAAATAAAAGCTATCGCGTCGTAGCACAAGCTGCATGGGAGGAAACATGGGAACTGCTTTCTACATATACTGTGACTCCAACATGTAAGAAGCTAATTGCTTCAGTGAACAAACTTGTTTTTCTGTTTGTACTTCATTGCCCCATGGGACTGAGGTTGGAGCTGtgctggtgcaatattttgttagaCTGTATTTCCAATTTTTATTTGTAATAAAATACTGTCTAGTGATGTAAAAGATACAAAGTGTGAATTCTGATGCTGAGCCTAGGTGGGGTGGCTGGGAGGGgcaggggttggggtggggtggggtgggggtggggggttgcagggaggtgggggtggtgtgggggaacATAAGAGAGATGATCAAAGAAATGGGTTTTCAGGAAACATTTGAAGTAATGAGGTGGAAGGGCTGAAGGAGAGAATTTCAGTGATTAGGTCCAAGATGGTTGCTCTCTTTGGCACTGCTGGTGGAGCAGAGGAGGCAgtgggtagtgggggtggggggcagaaatGGTGTACAGAAGGCTAGAGTCAGAGGACCAGAGGACATAGAAGGGGATGTAAATCTGGAATATTTTGCAGAGGTAGGTTGAGGCAAGGCAATCAACAGTGAGTGATGACTATACAACTATACAGTGTGTCAGGCCGAGCTTAATCTCATCTCCATCCAGTATCCAGACACAGGAACTTTCCAAAATGGAGCTCTGGAGAGTGACCAGTGGCAGGAACCTTGCCTGATTATTTTCCCTTCCCTAAAGTAAGGGTCCTGAGATCAATAGTACTAGCTCAGCTAGAACACCAACTTAGATCAGCTCACTCAGCACAGTCTAGGA from Heterodontus francisci isolate sHetFra1 chromosome 1, sHetFra1.hap1, whole genome shotgun sequence harbors:
- the LOC137353408 gene encoding small integral membrane protein 31-like, encoding MELPFTNLEVAFILLAFVIFSLFTLMSIYSSPELETTERKRDRKRGRQKERERGE